The genomic window GCCGCTGGATCCAGGAGGCGGGCTTCGCGGGCATGAACGCCTTTGCCTTCAGCCTGGCCGCGCCGGCCCTGTTGTTCACCGCCGGCACGGCGGGGCACACGGGCGGGGGGCTGGCGGCGCTGGCCTTCTTCCTGGGCTGCGGTGTGCTCTATGCCTTCACCCTCTGGGGCGCGGGGCGCGTGGGCATCCCTTTGGGGGCGGCGAACGCGCTGGGGCTGAACGTCACCTTCGGCAACACGGTCATGATGGGCATTCCCCTGGTGGCCGCGGCCTTCGGCCAGGCGGGGCTTTCGGTGCTGCTGGCCATCCTGGCGCTGCACGCCATGCTGCTGCTCGGGGTCGGGACAGTGGTGGCCGAGTTGGCGCAGAACAATGGCGCGCGGCCGCTCATGCTGCTGCGAAGCACCCTCGCGGGTGTGGCGCGCAACCCGGTGGTGATGGCGGTCTTCCTCGCCCTGATCTGGAGCAGCCTTGGCCTGCCGGTGCCGGCGGCGGCGCGCACCACGCTGGAGATGTTGGGCGCCGCCACGCCCCCGCTCGCGCTGTTCTGCCTGGGGGCGAGCCTGACGGGCTTTGCCGCCGCGGGCCTCTGGGCGCAGACGGGGGTGATGGTGGTGCTGAAGCTGGCCGCTCTCCCCTTGCTGGTCTGGGGCTTCTGCCGCCTGCTGGGGGTAAGCGAGTTCGAGACCTCCGTCGCCGTGCTCACCGCCGCCCTGCCCACCGGCGCCAATGCGTTCCTGCTGGCGCGGCGCTATGCCACGGGGGCCGATGGCTCGGGGGCGGCGGTGCTGATCTCGACGGTGCTGTCGGTGGTGACGCTTTCGGCGCTGTTGACGCTATTCCGGGCGGGGTGAGGCCTCACTCCACCTCCAGCGACGCCTCCAGCCCCAACGCCACCGCCAGCGCGTCCAGCCGCCGCAGCACGCTTTCGCCCGCGAAGACGCCGGCCCCCTGGTCGAGGCGCAGCACCAGCCGCTGCCCGCGCCGTTCGAGGTGCGTGGCTTCCAGCAGCGAGGGCACGCCGCCCGAAAGGGTGTAGCCCAGCCGCAGCGCGGCCCCGAGGGTCTCGGCCCGGCGCGTGGTGGCGGCCGAGAGCAGCAGCCGCGCCGGGGCCAGGAAGGGCGCCAGCGGGTCGGCCTCGTAGCGCAACGCCGCCACCAGCGCGAGATAGGCGCGGGCATGGTGGTCCAGCCCCACCCCGTGCAGCCGCAGCAGCCGCAGGAAGGCCTGTTCGGCGCGGTATTCAGGGTGGTCGCGGCTGCCGCTGTCGCTGATCCAGCAGGCGGCGGCCCGCAGGGCGCTGTCGGCCTCGCCCTCCTCGGCCAGGGGTTCCAGCCAGCGCAGCAGGGCGGGCGGCAGGCCCATGTCGCGCCCATTGCGCTGCGCGATCTCACGCGCGGCGGCCAGCAGGGGGTCCTCGTCGCGCTCGCGGGGGGGAGGCGTTGGGCATACCAGCCCTCGCGCAGCCCATTCGCCGAGAAGACCACCCGCGCCGCACCCGAGGCACGCAGCAACCGGCGCATCACCACCGCGGCGAAGGGCAGGTCCGCCAGGCGCTTGCTGGGCGCGGCCGGCATCCGCTCCAGCGACTTGCGCGGCGCGTTCATGATGACGCCCGCGAGGTCCCGTGCCTCCTCCCGCCGGATGGCGTAGTGGTGGACGATGTTGAGCGGATAGCCCGTCTGCACGATGTGGATGCGCGCCAGCGCCCGGAAGGTGCCACCCACCAGGAACAGGTCCTTCAGCGGCGTGGCGCCCAGCCAGGGCACGGATTTCAGCTCGGCCTCCGCGATGGCACGGGCGCGGGTGGCATCGCCCTCCGCCCGCTCGCCCAGGCGGATGGTGCCGATGGGGAGCGAGGCCGTGTCGGTGATGCGCCCCTGCGAGAGCCGCACCAGTTCGAGCGAACCCCCGCCCAGGTCGCCCAGCACGCCATCGGCCATGGGCACGCCCAGCAGCAGGCCCTCGGCCGAGAGCCGGGCCTCCTCCTCGCCGGTGAGCACGTTGAGGCGCGCGCCGGGCATGACGCGGGCCATCTCCTCCAGGAACTGCGCGCCGTTGGTGGCGTCGCGCACGGCGGCGGTGGCCATCACCTCCAGCGGTTCGGCGCCCATGCCGCGCGCCAGGGCGTGGTAGCGGCCGAGCACGGTGAGGGCCTGGGCGGCGGCGGCCTCGTTCAGTTCGCCGGTGGTGTGCAGACCACGGCCCAGCCCCAGCACCGCCTTCTCATTGAAGATGACATGCGGGTTGCGGCTGAGCCCCTCATAGACCACCAGCCGCACCGAGTTGGAACCCAGGTCCACCACGCCGGTGCGGATGCGGGTGGTGATGTGCGAATCCATACAGTCAGTCCTGATGCAGCCGGTCTTGTCGGGCGCGGCGGGAGGTGGCCGAGCGCACGGGCCGTGACAGCGCGCTGCCCCGGCCGGAGAGCGAGGGGTTGGTCATGAAGTATTCGTGCGCCGAGAATTGCCGCGGATCGGGCGCGCGGCGGCGCCAGGTGCCGTCGGGCTCCAGATCCCAGCTTTGCGCGGCGTCGCGCAGGTTCACCACCATGATCTGGTCCAGCACCTGGGCATGGACGGTGGCGTTCTCCACCGGGACCATGGTCTCGACACGCCAATCCATGTTGCGCGCCATCCAGTCGGCGCTGGAGATGTACACACGCGCGCGGCGCGAGGGCATGCGGTGGCCGTTGCCGAAGGCATAGACGCGGCTGTGCTCAAGGAAACGGCCCACGATGGATTTCACCCGGATGTTGTCCGACAGGCCAGGAACGCCCGGACGCAGGCAACAGATGCCGCGCACCACGCATTCCACATGCACGCCGGCCTTGGAGGCCCGATACAGCGCGTCAATGAGGTCGCGGTCCACCAAGCTGTTCATCTTGAGCCAGATGGTGGCGGGCTTGCCCTCGCGCGCGAAGGCGATCTCCTGCTCGATCAGGCCCATGAGCGTCGGGCGGATGGTGAGCGGCGCGAAGGCGAGCTTCTCCATCGCCTCGGGCCGCGCGTAGCCGGTCATGTAGTTGAACAGCTTGGCGGCATCGCGCGTCAGCGTGGGCTCGGCCGTGAAGTAGCTGAGGTCCGTGTAGATGCGCGCGGTGATGGGGTGGTAGTTGCCCGTGCCGAAATGGGCGTAGCTGCGCAACCCGCCCCCCTCGCGCCGCACCACCAGCGACACCTTGGCGTGGGTCTTCAGCTCCACGAAGCCGAAGACGACCTGCACCCCGGCCGCTTCCAGTTCCCGCGCGATGGAGATGTTGCGCTCCTCGTCGAAGCGGGCCTTCAGCTCCACCATGGCGGTGACGGATTTGCCGGCTTCGGCCGCCTCGATCAGGGCGCGGGCGATCGGGCTGTCGCGGCTGGTGCGGTAGAGGGTCTGCTTGATGGAGACGACGGAGGGGTCGCGCGCCGCCTGGCGGAGGAACTGCACCACCACGTCGAAGCTCTCATAGGGGTGGTGGACCACGATGTCCTTGGCGCGGATGGCGGCGAAGCAGTCGCCGCCGAAATCCAGGATGCGCTCGGGGAAGCGGGGGTGTAGGGGGTGAAGAGCAGGTCCGGCCTATCGTCCACGATCATCTGCGAGAGGTCGGCCACGCCCAGCAGCCCGTTCACCGTGAAGATGCCGTCGCGGGCGGCGTCCAGCTCCTCCGCCACGAACTCGATCATGTCGGTGGGCAT from Roseococcus microcysteis includes these protein-coding regions:
- a CDS encoding AEC family transporter, whose product is MHEAALVVLEVVAPIFAIILMGYLAARRRWIQEAGFAGMNAFAFSLAAPALLFTAGTAGHTGGGLAALAFFLGCGVLYAFTLWGAGRVGIPLGAANALGLNVTFGNTVMMGIPLVAAAFGQAGLSVLLAILALHAMLLLGVGTVVAELAQNNGARPLMLLRSTLAGVARNPVVMAVFLALIWSSLGLPVPAAARTTLEMLGAATPPLALFCLGASLTGFAAAGLWAQTGVMVVLKLAALPLLVWGFCRLLGVSEFETSVAVLTAALPTGANAFLLARRYATGADGSGAAVLISTVLSVVTLSALLTLFRAG